In the genome of Oceanivirga salmonicida, the window AAAATATCTAAACCTATAGTCGGTTCATCTAAGAATAAAATTTTAGGATTATGTATCAAAGAACAAATTATCTCAAATTTTCTTCTTTCCCCTAATGATAATTTTCTTACAGGAACATTTATTTTTTCTTTTAAATTAAATAATTCAATAAAATAATCTAACCTAGTATCAAAATCTTCTTTTGAAATATTATATATTTCTTTTAATAATTTAAGAGTTTCGATACTAGGTAAATCCCATATTAATTGACTTTTTTGCCCCATAACTACACCTATATTTTTAAGAAATTCTTTATTCTTATTATACGGTCTAAAATTATCACAAATTACTTTTCCACTTTTTTCTTCCAATATACCCGAAAGAATTTTAATTAAAGTGGTTTTTCCTGCACCATTAGGCCCTAATATGCCTACAATTTCGCCTTCTTTTATATTTAATTCATCTATATTTAAAGCTTGTTTTTTTATATATTTTCTTTTAAAGAAATCATGAATTGTAGACATAAAGCCTGTTTTTTTCTCATAAGTTTTATAATAGAATTTTAAATTCTCTATTTCAATCATAATCTAATTCTCCAGATAAGACTCCATAATATATTTTTTCTTGTCCTTTTAAAAACACAGAATAACTTAATGGTATTATTATATTTCCTGTATGTATGTTTTACAATGATTTACAACGGTTGTGTATATACCATTGTCAATTAAAATTCCCTAACTTTTATTCAATCACTTAACTACTATTGCTTCTTATACACAACTTAACAGTTTGTCTCTTTTTCTTTCTATTCAATTTCACTTGTAAAATCTGATAAAATTGTCGCTAATTCTTTTGTTTTACTTATCATTGGTAAATGTCCACTATCTATATTTTCTATTTTTGTTGCATTTAAATTTTTAGCCATTTTGTTTTGCAAATCAATCGATATTGATTTGTCATTAATCAATTTAACATACAAACGCTTTGTTTCTGGTAAGTCAAATATGATTTTTGTTGTATAAAGAGCTTTGGCTTCTGGTGTAAATTCATTTACAATTTTTGAAGTTATTTCAGGTGTCAAATCATTACAAAGTTCCGTTTCTATTGATTTTTTAGGTGGTTTTGTCCCAAATAACGACAATAAAATTGGGAATAATAACTTTTGAGGAAATGGTAATGAAGACACAAATGATTGTCCACTTTTAGGAATAACTGAACCGATAGCAACAAATCCTTTTAATTCTTTTTTGAATTGTTCAGCAACTTTTAATCCAATGCAAGCTCCAATAGAATGGGCTACAATAATGAAATCGTTATTTTCCCATTTTTTTATTTCTACTATTGTTTTATTCAAATAATCATCAAAAGTCAGTTTTAAATTTTGTTTGTCATTTGATTTTCTATTTGGGAAGTCAATACATAAAATTGGATTATCAATTCTCTGTTTTAAGTCATTCCATATTGAACTATTAAGTCCTGCACCGTTTATAAAAACTATTCCAATTTTATTGTTCACACTTTCTCCTTTTTTATCATTCATATTTTGTCCCTTCTTATTTTACAAGATCTAATGATATTTCTGCTGCTTCATATGTTTCTGCATCTATATATTTTTTTAATTCTTCTTCTCTTTTTAGTTGATCTTTTATGCTTTCTTCATTTGCACGTAAACCATTATCAAGTGAAAATACTGTTGCATCAGGTATTCCTAATTCTTTTGATCTTTTCTTGAAATATTCTTGTTTATTTTTCTTAAATTCTCTTTCTTTTTTTCTTTCAGTTATATTAAGAGTTATTTCTTTTGGATTAAAATGCTTAGATGCAAATTCTGTTTCTTCTACTAATAACTTCCATTTTTTAGAATTCTTAATACGATTTTCATGTAATTTTTTTAATTTTGCTACACTAAGCCCTAAATTATACTTACTTTCTATTGCACTTGGTATTTTTTCCCATTTTAATGCATTTTTGTATTTAAATTCTCCAGTTTCTTGAACTATTTTATTAGTTGGAAATTCTATATCTGGGCTAACTCCTTTTATTTGTGTAGATGCTCCATCAGGTCTAAAGAACATTTGTATAGTATATTTGAATAATCCTAAATTATATGTTCCATCATCTCCTGGGAATAATAAAGGTCTAACACTTTGAACACTTCCTTTACCCCAAGAATTTGAACCCACTATTACTCCTCTATTATAGTCTTTAATTGCCCCTGCAAAAATTTCTGATGCTGATGCAGAACCCCTGTTTATCATAACTACTACTGGTTTATTCCATATTACATTAGTATCTGCTTTATATCTTTTTATATTATTGTTTGCATCTTTAACTTGAACTACTACCTTATCTCCTATAAAATAACCTACCATTTTAATAACTTCTGCTAAAGACCCACCACCATTATGTCTTAAATCTATTACTAATGATTGAGCATTTTCTTTATTAAATTTATTTATTGCATTTTTTAAATCTTCTGATGCATCTTTTCCTTCGTTTGAAACTGCATCTTTAGAATAAAATCCAGGTATTTCTATATACCCAACTTTTTTATTACCTATTTTTATTGTTTTTGTACTTATTTCTTCATCTTCTTGTTTTATTCTATCTCTTACTAAACGAATAATTCTTATAGGAGAATCTTCATCTCTTCTTACACCTATTCTTACTACTGAACCTACTTCTCCTCTAATAAGTTTTGTTAAATCTCTTACTCTGTATGTACTTACATCAACTAATTCTCCATCATCTCCTTGACCAACATAAATAAATTGATCTCCAGGGAAAAATGCTTTTGATTTATCAGCAGGACTTCCTTTTATTATATTAGTAATGAAACTTCCTTCTCCTCTTTGTTGTATACTAACTCCCATACCAATTAAAGATAAACTATTAGCTATTTCAAAGTCTTTTGATAAATCAGGACCTATCCAAGAATTATGTGGATCAAATTCTTCTGTATATGAGTTTATAATTATTTGTTTTTTCTCTTCATCAGATAATTTAAGCACATTATTTCTACTAGCCTTATATCTTTTTACTAATATATCTTGAATTTTCTTTTTACTATTTCCATTTAATTTTAATCTTATTACGTCGTTTAATACTCTTTTTTCCCATAATTTATTAAGTGCTTTTTCATTTTTTTCAAATTCATCTTCTTCTCTATCTAAATCATAAACTTGCTTAGTATTAAAATTAAAATCATATTTCTCTACTAAATTTATTGCATAGTCATATTTGCTTTTTAGTTTTTGAAAATATAGATCTATTATTTTATCACCAAAATATAATGCATACTCTGTTTTTAATTCACCATAAATTGATCTTACTTGTAAATAAGGCTCTAAATCATCTTCTGTAAAAAACATTTTAGATGGATCTAATGATTTTATAAGTCTATCAAACATATTTTCAGATATTTTTGGAGTTATCTCCAAATTGGCATTATATGATGCCTTTTTTATAAAGTATTTTGATACATCAAAAGCCGATACATAATCATCTCTTATTTCTTTTTTTGTGCCTGATAAATTTGTACTCGCTAAAATTGATGTAGAAAACAACATATAAACAAATATTTTTTTAAATTTTTTTAACATTTTTACACCTCGTTTTTTTGTCATATTTTATCATAATATGATTTTCATGCTACAAAAGGTGCCACAAAGCACCTTGATTATTAAAATTCTGATAGTATGATAGGTCTCCCATCTACCACGGCTATACTATGCTCAAAATGAGCTGATCTTTTTCTATCCACTGTTTTAACCGTCCACATATCTTTTTGTATTTTTACTTTATGTGAACCTAAATTAACCATGGGTTCTATTGCTATAACTAAACCATTTTGTATAAGTTCACCTGTTCCCTTTTTTCCATAATTAAGAACATAGGGATCTTCGTGTAGTTCAAAACCTACACCATGTCCGCTAAAATCTCTTACTACTGAAAAGCCATTTTTTTCAACATAACATTGTATAGCATAACCTATATCGCCCAATCTATTCCCAGCTATTGCTTGTTCTATACCCAAATCTCTTGCTTTTTTAGTTACATCTATTAATTTTTTAGAAATAGAATCTATTTTACCCACACCAAAAGTGTAAGCACTATCACCAAAATAACCATCTAGATTAGTAACTATATCTAAACTAACTATGTCCCCATTTTTAAGTATCTTATCTTTACTTGGTATAGCATGCACTACTTCTTCATTAACTGAAATACAAGTAGATGCTGGGTAAGGTGGGTATGGCCATCCTATATCATAACCCTTAGTTCCACTAGTAGCACCGCAAGATAAAATGTAGTCTTCACAAATTTTATCTAACTCCCATGTGCTTATACCCTCTTTTATATATGGTGGTATAATATCACGATATATTCTTGCTATAATTTGATTTGCCTTTTCTATTTTTTTTATGTCATCAAGTGTTTTAAGTTTCATTATATACCCCCAGTTTTTAAAACTTTAGAATCTAGTAATATTTTATCATAAATTTATATAAAATGCCATTTCTTAATGATATTAAATAAAAATTTCTTTAATTATTTCTTTGTTCTATGATATAATTTGAATATGAAATTAAATACACAAGGAGTTTTTATGAAAAAAGATTATTATATATCAATATTTCTTTTTATATTCCAAACACTATTAGCAATATGGGTTTTTAAAAAGGCTTTTTATGTTGATAAATTTACAACTATATTATTGATTTTAATTTTAATACTTCCTAGTTTTTTTGATATTTTTATTCAAAGTGAAATCATTAAAGATTCTAATATGATTAAAGAAATAAAACTAGGTAATTATTACTTTATTTTAGCAATATTTTTATACATTGTAGCAATATTTCTTCTAATATTAAATATTAAAAATTTTAATATTTTATCTATAAGCTTATCTATTATTGCTTTAAGTACGGCAAATAATATAAGAACTTGGTCTTGGATTAAATTTAGCAAAAAAATATTAATTTATAAAAATAAAACTATAACAAAATCAGAAATTAAAAAAATAAAATTTAATCTAGATGCTAAATGTTTAGAAATAATAAAAAAAGATGACAAAAAAATTGAAATATCTTTTAAAGATGAGAAAACTTTAAAAGAAGTTTATAACGATATAAGTTAAAGCCTTATTTTTCAAAATGTGAAAATGGTCAATAAATATAATATTTTTTTTAATATATTTTGGCTATTTTTTTTGTTATAATAAGAGTTTTTATTATTTTTCATACTTTTTATAAAATATAATTTATTATGAATACAATTTATAAAAAATGCCTAAATCCTATATTAAATAATATAAGATTTGATATAAATGACTTTACACACATAGATATAATTACTAATATAACATTTTTAGGTATTACATCTAAACACTTATATATTTATATACAAAAGGAATTATCTAAACGTAGAATATTTTATAGAATAGATGATTTTAATTATTTATTTTTTAATAATTTAAATTTTCTAAAAAATTTTATTGAAACTTATTATAACAACGTTACACAAGTCAAAGTTAGTAAAACAAAGACTAAAATTTTTCAATTCAAAAATTTTTATGTACTATCTGACGTAGATAAGTTCAATCTTATTTTTGATAGTTACTTTTTAGATAATCCAAAAGTAAGTAAAATCAGATATGACAATTTTTTTTATAATGCAAGAAAAAATTTAAAAACAGATATCACATCGATAAATAAAGTAAAACTATCTCACATCAAAAAAATCAATGAAAATAAAATCTTAATGTCTGAAATAAAATTTATATTAAAAATTAAAAAACTTAAAAGAATAGATATATACATATCTGACTTAGAAAAGGAAGAATTTAATTTTCTTTTTAAAATCGTTTCTATTCTTTTTAGAAAACAAAAATTTAAAATTTTTTTTAATGCAAACTTAAGTATATTCCAAGATACAAAAAATACTCACACTAGTGTATTTTTAATGAAATCTTCGAAAAAAATAAACAAAACATCTTGGACCTCTTCTTATAAACACATATTATCTTATGATAATTTAAAAGATGATTTATCTTTTATATTTTCTAAGAAAAATCCAAAAACAATTAATACCTATGAAATTAGGGAAAGAAGAGTTATATACAATCACAATT includes:
- a CDS encoding ATP-binding cassette domain-containing protein — translated: MIEIENLKFYYKTYEKKTGFMSTIHDFFKRKYIKKQALNIDELNIKEGEIVGILGPNGAGKTTLIKILSGILEEKSGKVICDNFRPYNKNKEFLKNIGVVMGQKSQLIWDLPSIETLKLLKEIYNISKEDFDTRLDYFIELFNLKEKINVPVRKLSLGERRKFEIICSLIHNPKILFLDEPTIGLDI
- a CDS encoding alpha/beta fold hydrolase yields the protein MNDKKGESVNNKIGIVFINGAGLNSSIWNDLKQRIDNPILCIDFPNRKSNDKQNLKLTFDDYLNKTIVEIKKWENNDFIIVAHSIGACIGLKVAEQFKKELKGFVAIGSVIPKSGQSFVSSLPFPQKLLFPILLSLFGTKPPKKSIETELCNDLTPEITSKIVNEFTPEAKALYTTKIIFDLPETKRLYVKLINDKSISIDLQNKMAKNLNATKIENIDSGHLPMISKTKELATILSDFTSEIE
- a CDS encoding carboxy terminal-processing peptidase, with amino-acid sequence MLKKFKKIFVYMLFSTSILASTNLSGTKKEIRDDYVSAFDVSKYFIKKASYNANLEITPKISENMFDRLIKSLDPSKMFFTEDDLEPYLQVRSIYGELKTEYALYFGDKIIDLYFQKLKSKYDYAINLVEKYDFNFNTKQVYDLDREEDEFEKNEKALNKLWEKRVLNDVIRLKLNGNSKKKIQDILVKRYKASRNNVLKLSDEEKKQIIINSYTEEFDPHNSWIGPDLSKDFEIANSLSLIGMGVSIQQRGEGSFITNIIKGSPADKSKAFFPGDQFIYVGQGDDGELVDVSTYRVRDLTKLIRGEVGSVVRIGVRRDEDSPIRIIRLVRDRIKQEDEEISTKTIKIGNKKVGYIEIPGFYSKDAVSNEGKDASEDLKNAINKFNKENAQSLVIDLRHNGGGSLAEVIKMVGYFIGDKVVVQVKDANNNIKRYKADTNVIWNKPVVVMINRGSASASEIFAGAIKDYNRGVIVGSNSWGKGSVQSVRPLLFPGDDGTYNLGLFKYTIQMFFRPDGASTQIKGVSPDIEFPTNKIVQETGEFKYKNALKWEKIPSAIESKYNLGLSVAKLKKLHENRIKNSKKWKLLVEETEFASKHFNPKEITLNITERKKEREFKKNKQEYFKKRSKELGIPDATVFSLDNGLRANEESIKDQLKREEELKKYIDAETYEAAEISLDLVK
- the map gene encoding type I methionyl aminopeptidase, whose translation is MMKLKTLDDIKKIEKANQIIARIYRDIIPPYIKEGISTWELDKICEDYILSCGATSGTKGYDIGWPYPPYPASTCISVNEEVVHAIPSKDKILKNGDIVSLDIVTNLDGYFGDSAYTFGVGKIDSISKKLIDVTKKARDLGIEQAIAGNRLGDIGYAIQCYVEKNGFSVVRDFSGHGVGFELHEDPYVLNYGKKGTGELIQNGLVIAIEPMVNLGSHKVKIQKDMWTVKTVDRKRSAHFEHSIAVVDGRPIILSEF